The following coding sequences are from one Paenibacillus sp. JDR-2 window:
- a CDS encoding CgeB family protein yields the protein MNILFLESHPMWIHGLPNGFRDLGHQVRISGPLSQAVILGLLDEFKPDLIISLGWTLQHKPEKRQLVHDLVRPTEIPFVFWATEDPTHHAAFSLPYVQAVQPDFVFTICKSKIAEYAGIGIPSAHMDFGFHPKVHRAGKSFPKYRSRIAAVANGYPEIMKKYPQHYRIESMQQLIKPLVQGGIRIDIWGRQWANMKPFLGVKVPLKWIHGHLKYPLAHKVYNSARIVIGPQNHLTQVTQRTYEILGSGGFLITNDTPAVRELFRPGKELVVAGSADETKKLVRYYLKHPLERRKIQEQGLEAVQKHHYKHRAAYMLEQLRKHHIIR from the coding sequence ATGAATATTTTATTTCTCGAAAGCCATCCCATGTGGATTCACGGACTGCCTAACGGCTTCCGCGATCTTGGGCATCAGGTACGGATTTCCGGCCCGTTAAGCCAAGCTGTTATCCTCGGATTGCTCGACGAATTCAAGCCGGATCTAATCATTAGCCTCGGTTGGACGCTTCAGCATAAACCGGAGAAAAGGCAGCTGGTTCATGACCTTGTGAGGCCGACGGAAATCCCGTTTGTCTTTTGGGCTACCGAGGACCCCACCCATCATGCTGCGTTTTCTCTCCCCTATGTACAGGCTGTGCAGCCGGACTTTGTCTTTACAATATGCAAGTCCAAAATAGCGGAATATGCCGGCATCGGCATTCCTTCGGCCCATATGGACTTCGGCTTTCATCCCAAGGTGCACCGCGCAGGCAAAAGCTTCCCGAAGTACCGCAGCCGAATTGCCGCCGTTGCTAACGGGTATCCCGAAATCATGAAAAAATATCCGCAGCATTACCGCATCGAATCGATGCAGCAGCTCATCAAACCGTTGGTGCAAGGCGGCATCCGAATTGATATCTGGGGCAGACAATGGGCTAACATGAAGCCCTTCCTTGGCGTTAAGGTCCCGTTAAAATGGATTCACGGCCATCTCAAATACCCTCTCGCGCACAAGGTGTACAACTCGGCCAGAATCGTTATCGGTCCGCAGAACCACTTGACCCAGGTTACGCAGCGAACTTACGAAATATTGGGATCGGGAGGTTTTCTGATCACGAACGATACGCCCGCCGTCCGGGAATTGTTCCGTCCCGGCAAGGAGCTCGTCGTGGCGGGATCTGCCGACGAGACCAAAAAACTGGTTCGCTATTATCTGAAGCATCCGCTGGAACGCAGGAAGATCCAAGAGCAAGGCCTTGAAGCCGTGCAAAAGCATCATTACAAGCATCGCGCGGCTTATATGCTTGAGCAGCTGAGAAAGCATCATATTATTCGTTGA